GTAACAAAAGTTTTACTCTTTCGAGTATCTgaacccaagaaaaaaaaagtgggaGAAGTCTTCTTGAAACAACGAAAGCTGTAACTACTACCCTTCTCCATCCTCCCTGGTTATCTGCAAACACACCACACTAAACAGTATTAAGAGTAGACCCCCAAAATGATACAAGCACAATGCAAAATCTAATCCAATTCTACTTTGGTAATTCCCCATTTTTATCTAAATACAATGGTCATGATCGAATCACAAAGTGTTCTATCAGCATTTTAGATTACTGGACTGGACGATGAAATGACAACCAAATTTAGAAGACTATATCATCAATACTTGAACCAAACCAGCAGCTTGCATAAACGCTCATATCAATTTCAGATACATCTTAgttatatacatttataaaatttcaaattcatGTCCCTTTGaatcaaaagtaaaaaataaagaagaaagggGGTGAAGAGGATTCACCTTAGGTAGCACCGACGATGATGTTGTTGATGGGAATAAAGATGAGCTTCACAAAGAATCCCACGAATCCCATCACCACAAACCCAATAGCTGTACGGACCGCCACTTTCGTGAATTCTTACAACCAAAAAGAAACACACAGAATCAGACTAATCTTCTCCATAACGGACAACAACAACacggatctctctctc
The Brassica napus cultivar Da-Ae chromosome A1, Da-Ae, whole genome shotgun sequence DNA segment above includes these coding regions:
- the LOC106442417 gene encoding protein transport protein Sec61 subunit gamma-1, whose amino-acid sequence is MDAIDSVVDPLRDFAKDSIRLVKRCHKPDRKEFTKVAVRTAIGFVVMGFVGFFVKLIFIPINNIIVGAT